AGCTACAACGGTTAAGGAAGTGTATTCAACCCTGGAATAGGGAAAGAGTAGGTAATTTCACTGCCAATGTTCGGGAGGCTGAGGCAGAGGTGGCACGACTGGAGCAAGCTATGGAGGACGGGGGCACGAATGAAGCTCAGGTGTGTCTACAATAGGCCCAGGCTCATCTCAGTCGAGCTCTAAGTATGGAGGAATCCTTGTGGAAGCAGCGGTCTAAGGTCAAATGGTTGCAATTAGGTGACAGGAACACAAAGTTTTTCCATTCGGTGGTGAAACAACACCATATGTAGGCAATAATTCATGGGATACAAGACTGTAATCAGGAGTGAGTTACTGAGGATGAGCTTGTAGGAGCGGAAGCAGTCAGGTATTTCTCCGCACTCTTCTCGAAGGAGGAGGATTCCTTCTCATCTGCAACTCTTGGGGTCATCTCACGCTTACTCTCGGAGGCAGACAATGTGGTCTTACAAGAAGTTCCATCCATAGAAGAAGTTCGGCAGGTGATTTTTGAGATGGACGAGAATGGTGCTGCGGGGCCTAATGGTTttactggaaaatttttcacctCCTTTTGGGACATAATTGGGGAGGATGTATATCACGCTGTACAAAGTTTTTTCTGTGGGGAGGAATTGCCCGGGCGAGTGACTGCTACTTCTCTAGTTTTGCTGGCCAAGGTTGCACGTCCTAAGGATTTTTCTGAGTTCCGTCCGATCAGCTTGTGTAATTTTGTCAACAAGATTATCTCTAAGCTTCTGGCCAATCGTCTTGCTTCTGTCCTCCCCAAGATAATTTCGGAGAACCAAAGTGGATTCGTCTGGGGACGGTTGATATCTGACAATTACTTGTTAGCTCAGGAATTGGTCTCTTCGATGCAAGAGGAGGTAACGTTGCTTTGAAACTAGATATGATGAAAGCTTATGATCGGGTTGTGTGGCCTTTTTTGATCAATGTGCTCAGAGCGTTTGGATTCGGAGAGCGGTCGATAGATATGGTTTGGTGGTTAATATCAAATGTCTGGTTTTTAGTGGTGGTAAATGGGTCGTCGTATGGTTTTTTTAAATCAACCCGGGGGTTTCGTCAAGGGGACCCCCTTTCCCCTGTGCTATTTATCATTGGGGCTGAGATGTTATTGAGGTCGCTAAATAATTTGCAGAGTCATCGAGGGTTTCAGGGGTTTCATGTCCCCAGGGGATGTCCTCAAGTGTCTCACTTGGGGTACGCCGATGATGTGTTGATCTTCTCCAGTGCCTCGATGAAATCCTTGAAGCTAGTGAAGCAGGTACTAACTGATTATGAGGCGGTTTTCGGGCAAAGGATCAATGCGAGAAAGAGCTGCTTCTTGGTGCACCCGACGGTTTCTCCGTCCAAGAGATTGGGAATTCAGAGGGTAACGGGGTTCTCGTATAAGCCGTTCCCAATTAAGTACCTTGGTTTTCCTCTTTATTGTGGGCGGCGAAAGAAGGATTTTTTTGGAGGGTTGTGTCATGCCGTCATTCTACGAGTGTTGTCCTGGCAGAATAGGTTGTTGTCGTAGGGTGGGAGGATTGTGTTGTTGAAACATGTCCTTTCTGCTATGCCGACGTACCTGTTGATGGCGGCTTCGCCCCCTAAAGCTATTTTCAAGCAGCTGGAAggttttttttctaatttcctGTGGGGGTCGACTGACGAAGGTCCAAACACCATTGGATTCGGTGGAAAGATTTGCGTGTTTCGCGCGAAGAAGGGGGGGTTGACTTCCGTCTACTAGAGGATATTTATAGGGCCTTCTCCATCAAATTATGGTGGAATTTTCGTTCCGAGTTGCCCTTGTGGGCCTCATTTATGCATGCAAAGTTTTACCGGGTGGTGCACCCCAACCTAGTATTTTCTGAGAAGGGCTCAGAGGGGTGGAGAAGGATGGTGAAAGTCCGAGCCTTGGCGGAGAGGCACATTGGATGGATCATCCGGTCCGGGAGCTCTAATTTTTGGTTTGACAATTGGCTAGGTACTGGGGGGCTGGCGGATTGGTTGGATAGCATGTCGGACCATAAGGTGACGGAATTTGTGCAAGGCGGTTCTTGGGACGTTCGCAGGATTTCACAATGGGTACCTCTGGATATAGTTGCGGAGATTGGCCGAATGCACCCACCTGTTGGGTAGCTTCCTGATCTAATGGTTAGGTGACCCGAGCCATCAGGTCATTTTACACTCAAGACGGCTTTCTTCTTGGTCCAGCATCATTCTACGCCTTCGCCGCTATTCAATCGCATTTGGCATCCAGGGGTGCCGCTGAGGGTTTCGTTTTTCCTCTTGCGCCTGCTGCAGGATCGCCTCCCCTTGGATTGTTCCGTATGGAAGTTGGGGATGCAGGGACCTTCGCGATGTTCGTACTACCCATCTCCTGAGATTGAGACAACGGAGCATTTGTTTAGTGATGGGGTATTGGCACTGTATGTGTGGAGGTTTTTTGGGGCTCCGGTTGGAGTAGGTTGGTCAGGGTCTTCGTTTTGCATATGTATGGCAGCCCGGTGGGAGGGACGGCAACGGAATAAACTTTTGAGGTTTGTCCATCAAGTTGTCCCTTTGATGATCTATTGGCATCTCTGGAAGGCTCGCAACGGTATGAAGTACGAGGGCAAGAGGATTGTAGGGGCACAGGTATGTCAACTGATCTTCTCAAAGATGCTACAGCTAGTTGTTCAGGATCCAGTTTCTGGACTGCCGGGTTCCGTCGTGGTCGTGGATCTAGTTCCATTTGGCCATATCAACATGGAAACCGGCAGTTTCACATAGGTTGGTGAAATGGGTGCGATCTTTCCATGGAAGTCTAAAGCTTAATACGGACGGTTGTTCGAAGGGTAACCCTGGCTTGAGTGGAGGAGGGCGGGTGCTGCGTGATGGGGGGAGAATGGTGCTGGCATTTTCCTGTAGTTTCGGTTTGGCTTCGAGCATGCAGGCTGAGGCCCGAACCCTGTTGTTTGGGGTCAAGTTGTGTCTCCAGAGGGGCATTGATACCTTGGACGTTGAACTGGACTCGTTGGTTTTAGTTCGTATCTTGAATTCTTAGTACATTGCCCATAGGGCATTCACACGGAGGTGCAGCAATTGATGGGGGTGGCGCATCATTTTCCTCGGATTTTTCACTGTTACCGTCAGGCGAACCAGGTCGCGGATATATTGGCAAATTCTGGTTGTCAGCAGGCTCGTGACGATATATATTTGGCAGCTTCGGATTTGCCCTGTTTAGCACGAGGAGCTTTATTTCTAGATAGGCTAGGAGTGCCATCCCTCCGCCAGGTTGTTGTGAGGGAGGGCTAGTTTTTAAGCATGGGCGCTTGTAACTTTGGCCTTTTCCGTTTAATaagataatcttttgttttaaaaaaaaaaactaattgtgTATTCTTTTTATTCTTTAAGTTTTGCCCATACATTAAATACTTCTAAATAGGGGAGATTTTAGCATTCCATTTGGATTTCATACTGACCCCAAGTTAAATATATCATTGGATAATGAAATAAGTAATTTTGACATTTAGATCGCAACAAtttaaataattcaaaatataGCTAATTTTCATTCTTGAGATATTCAAATTGAAGGAATGATTCCCAATCATAGAATTTTCCCTAAATATGAGTTCCAAGTTTGGTTCTATTGCATCATTTGTAGTCTAAGCTCTttccaatgttttaaaacttgGAACTTTAAATGAACCAATGAGGTTTTCGGATAGAGGTTCAACCGGTTAGACCGATTCAATcttggttcaatgaattttttaaaaaataatttatatgaatatatatgtacaaaataagacataCAATGGAATAATTTaagattttatatgatgaaaatttTAATGTTTTCAAAGAATTTGGATTTTCAGAAATAAAAATgttaaattataagttgcaaCAAAtgaatttcatctcaatttcaattgtATCTACCAAAAACtaatcttaaatccaacccaaaaataccacaatattctaaaattatacaaaattcacgtccaTTGGAATTAGACATTATGAgcttaaatttttaatttacgcttttgggatttagagattataacttaaaaaaaaaaagaagtttggaatttgaagaaagtcaggaaaatagaaaatagagatgcaaacttgataaaaggcaaaaaaatgAGAATAAAGTGAGTGGATGTGGCATTTAATAATTAGTCTTTAGGGTTAAGGAAAGCCTATtcttatagatatatatatatatatatatttcaatttaatagacaaaaacaaaaaactaccGGTTCAACAGTTCAATCCAGTTCAAACGGTTCTTACCAGTTTTTAACTTCAATTAACCCAAGGTATGAACCGGACAGAAACTATGACCAGTTCACGGCCAATCGAATCGATCAAACTAGCCAGTccggtccgattttcaaaacaatgGTTCTTTCCCTTATCTTGCATTAACACTTTTTCCTAGTTTAACATGTATGGTTCAATTGCAAGGCAAACTGGTCCTACGTAACCGTCAAATACGGTGTACTCAAATATGGAGAAAAATGAAGCAATATTTTTCAGGAAGAAGGTGTAGGAACTCAAGTCATTATTTGGtgtcaaaattatcaaatttggCATTTGGgataaactagttatatacAGTGCCACATAACCAGTGCGCATCAGAAACACACACACTTAATAAAAGTACTCCTCAAGTTCTTTTGGTAAATGTCGAATTTGACAGAGCTTTTGCCGGGAAACATATGTACGTTCTActtcattgatttttttttttgataaaatagaataaaaagaaatataaattgaaaacttacAATGTGAACATCCTAAGCCAATTTTCTTGACAAACAGCATATGAAGCCTTTTGTTGTCTCAAATGCGATTGCGACCTTCTAATTTCATTTATATTGCTGTCCTATCTTGGCATTGCAAGAAGTCAAAACTTGCTGCTTCACTGCTTAAACCGCTGCTTGTCTTATTAGCTATCATTCATTAATGCATTCACGAAGACTTCACCGTGATGAATGCTCTAACAAACATTCATTTGTCGAGAGGGTCATGATCCATTAACTAAGATTGCGAATTCAAGAACTAGATATCCTAAATTTTTTCTTTGGATGAATTTTTTGTACACTAATAGTGTACATATTATCAGTTTTGGATGACTgataattatgtaaaatttatcTTTAAAATCCAATTTTTGCACATGTATCATAAATTTAATAGTGATTATGTATATAatatcagtgtatataaaatttacctttttttttgtttcttaaatttcacacctctcgttttttttttgttaaaaagaatGAGCATCAATTTGTAATGATTTACCACATTCTCAATCCattatgccttttttttttgtgcgtaATACCCCCAT
This region of Coffea arabica cultivar ET-39 chromosome 3c, Coffea Arabica ET-39 HiFi, whole genome shotgun sequence genomic DNA includes:
- the LOC140037800 gene encoding uncharacterized protein; the encoded protein is MFCGKPRPFRFINAWAEHEEFLGVVRKSWEQECTGLPLHVLCSKLQRLRKCIQPWNRERVGNFTANVREAEAEVARLEQAMEDGGTNEAQVTGTQRAEAVRYFSALFSKEEDSFSSATLGVISRLLSEADNVVLQEVPSIEEVRQVIFEMDENGAAGPNGFTGKFFTSFWDIIGEDVYHAVQSFFCGEELPGRVTATSLVLLAKVARPKDFSEFRPISLCNFVNKIISKLLANRLASVLPKIISENQSGFVWGRLISDNYLLAQELVSSMQEESHRGFQGFHVPRGCPQVSHLGYADDVLIFSSASMKSLKLVKQVLTDYEAVFGQRINARKSCFLVHPTVSPSKRLGIQRGGRIVLLKHVLSAMPTYLLMAASPPKAIFKQLEGTGGLADWLDSMSDHKVTEFVQGGSWDVRRISQWVPLDIVAEIGRMHPPHHSTPSPLFNRIWHPGVPLRVSFFLLRLLQDRLPLDCSVWKLGMQGPSRCSYYPSPEIETTEHLFSDGVLALYVWRFFGAPVGVGWSGSSFCICMAARWEGRQRNKLLRFVHQVVPLMIYWHLWKARNGMKYEGKRIVGAQFHLAISTWKPAVSHRLVKWVRSFHGSLKLNTDGCSKGNPGLSGGGRVLRDGGRMVLAFSCSFGLASSMQAEARTLLFGVKLCLQRGIDTLDVELDSLGIHTEVQQLMGVAHHFPRIFHCYRQANQVADILANSGCQQARDDIYLAASDLPCLARGALFLDRLGVPSLRQVVVREG